TAAAATAACGATTAATCACTCAATTTTTTGAGTGATTTTTTATTTATAAAAAATTTTTCACCTCTTTTGCGTATGTACTTGTAGAGCACAGGCAAAGGAGGCTTTTTATGCGGATTAAGGAAACGGTTAACTCGTTAATTGAAGAAGCAATTGCTGAACACGCTAGCGACATATTCTTCTTGGTACATGATGAGCAAATGGTGGTTAACTTACGGACAATTACTGGGATTAGTCAAAGAGCGGTATTTACGTTAAATGAAGGAAAAGAAATTATCAACTTTCTCAAATATGGCGCGCAAATGGATATTGCTGAACATCGTAGGCCGCAGGTTGGGGCATTGACATATGATTACCATCAAGAAAAGTATTATCTGCGTTTATCGAGCATTGGCGATTTTACCGGTTGTGAAACGCTTGTGTTACGGATTATTTATCAAGTGCAGTCGGGCCAGTATTTTTTGCCTAAGCAAATTGAAAAATTAACGCAGTTAGCTAAACGGCGCGGCTTAATTGTCACAAGTGGACCCACTGGCTCTGGTAAAACCACGACGATGTATAAGTTGGCGCAAGCTGTTGGGCAGGAAAAAATGGTGATGACAATTGAGGATCCAGTTGAAATCCACCAAGCATCATTTTTACAAACTCAGGTTAATGATGAAGCTGAAATTAGTTATGCGCGATTACTAGAAGCAGCTTTGCGTCATCGTCCGGATATATTAATTATTGGTGAAATTCGAAATGCCCAAACGGCACGGTTAGCAGTTGATGCTGCGCTAAGCGGACACCTCGTGCTAGCGACTGTCCATGCTAAGAGTACACTGCAAACAATTTCACGATTAGAGAGCTTGCAAATTAATCAAAATGAGCTAAGTAACTGTTTAACAGCCGTTTCTTACCAACGACTCTTGCCAACAGCAAACGGCTTTTCATGCTTACTCGATATTGCCAGTGGACAAGACTTGCAGGATAGTATTGAGCAAACTCAACGAGGAAATTTTGTTAAGTGGACGGATAATTTAGCAGAACTGAAACAGCGAGGTGAAATTAGTGCGCCAATCTATGAACAATTTCAAGAAGGGTAAGTTGACGGGCCAAGAGCAGCTAGCCTTTCTTGATTATTTACAAAATAGCCTGGCCAATGGCTTTTCTCTTAGCACCAGTTTGGAATTAATGCCGATATTATGGTCAAAACGTAAGAAAATGCTAACAGGGTTAAGCAAAAGAATGACTTTGGGCGCCAATTTAGGTCAGGAAATGTGGCAACTGGGTTTTAGTAAAACAGTTGCTACACAAGTTGAATTAGCAATGCAGCAAGGAAATTTGCTTGATTGCTTATCACAGCTAGCTACGCTGAATCGCTTGAAAAATGAACAAGTTAAGAAGCTGAAAACGGAAATGTCATATCCAGTGGTGTTAGTCGTAATGATGGTTGCATTGCTTGTTTTTATGCAGACCTTTGTATCAAGTCAGTTTTCGTCTTCTAACGAGCATACAGGTGACGTCTTGCTGGTAGGCATACTGGGGTTAGGTCTGCTATTTCTCTACTATTTCACGCAAGTCCTAACTCTTTTACGTAAGCAAGATTACCATTCACTAAAAAAACTAGCGCATTACCCAATTATTGGTGCAACAGTCAAAGTGTATGTCAAATATCTTTTAGTTTATGATATTGGCTTATTGGTTGCGAGTGGATTTTCCTTGCAAAAGATGTGTCAGTATGCAGCTAATCAGGAAAAAGGGTCACTGCAGCAGTATCTTGGTGCTAAGGTAAACCGAAAGTTAGCCAAGGGCAAGAGTTTGCAGGAGATTATTAAGCAGGAATTATTTTTGCCAGATGAATTAGTAATTTTGCTTGAGACGGGATCAACTAAGGGCGATTTAGGTAATCGCTGTTTACTACTCGGACAAACATTATTTACAGATTTAACTAGTAAAATTGAAAAATTAATCGTTAATGTTCAACCAGTTTGCTTTATTTTGATTGGATTGTGCATTATCGGGATGTATTTAAAGTTGTTGCTGCCAATGTATGCCATGATGCAGCAGATTTAAGGAGATTATGATGAAGAAAAAGTTTAAACAATATTTATTAAAGATTTTAGCTAAAAGTCGGAAGGCACAAGGCTTTACATTGATTGAAATGGTCGTGGTTATTGCCATTATTGTATTGCTGCTCTTGATTATTGCACCTAACTTGACCAAGCAAAAACAGAGTGCGGCTGATCGTACCGAAGACGCCTTTAAGACAACCTTGCAAACGCAGGCCGATCTTTATGAAGAGGACAAGGACCGTAAGGGTAAAGATATTACTTTCCAAAATATGTTTGAAGATGGTTATTTGACCAAAAATCAACTTGATAAGTCCAAAAATTATACGGTAAATAATGGTGTGGTTGAAAAAGGCAATTAAAGTTAAATTTTCTGGCTTTACATTAGTAGAAATGATTGTGTGCTTAGTGATTGCACTCAGCTTAGTGATGCTTGGAACTGTCGAAATTTCCGCATATCGCCAGCAGCTAGTTCTCAATAATACTACTAAAGAAATTAAAAGTTCTATTGAGCAAGCGGCGCGGTTCAGTACGATTAAACATGAGTCAGTTACAATAATATATCAGCCGGATACAAAGATACTTACTTTTAAAGGGCGTGGCTTTTCTCAAAATATCCAAATCGCTTCAACAATTACTATCTATGGTCTTAAGAGTACAATGCTGATTACAAACGATGGAATACTAGCACCCAAAACTATTACTATTGATGATGGTCAACATTCACAAAAAATAAAGTTACAAATGCTTTGGGGGCGAGCAATTGAAGAATAAATTTCGATTAAAGGGCTTTTTACTGGCAGAAAGTGTGGTGGCACTTGTTTTAGCAGTAATGGGTGTTACTCTAATTGCGTTAATCGTTAGCAGCAGTATGGTAAATGAGCACCAAATCGAGTTAAAGACAGACCGAACTTATGCTTGGCATGTGCTGAAAGAAAGCAATTTAGATAAGATTACTGTTCATGATCGTGTTTATCAACCTCTAGGAGCAAAAAGCGTCTATGATACAACAGACAAGAAAACTTATGAAATTAAGAACTAAGGGCTTTATGTTGGCCGAAGCTATGTTTGCCGTTTTTATAACTTTATTGGTTGTTTTAATGTTGCAAAATTTGTTAAAAAGCATGACTTTAGCCAACAAAGTTGAGCATCATACCGACGATGTAGTTTTTTCTTATGTGCAATTCAACCGCTTTTTACATGATAGTCATACTAAATTGGCCTATGTTGATGTCGCTGCTTCCACGACAAAAAAGGCAAAAATTGTAAAAGTAGACCAAGATAATAATGAAAATATTTATTGGTTAACTTTTTATAAAAATATGATTCGGGCAACAACTATCGAAGGTGGACATATGCCACTTTTATTGAATATTAGTAATGCGAAGTTTGTGACCCACTCACAGCAGCTGAAGATTATGGTGACAGAAGATGATGGCCGCCAGTCTGAATTATATTTTAAATTAGCCAAGCAGCCGGAAAAGAAGGCAAAAAATGAACAAGCTAAAAAAGCAAAAAGTAAAAGCTAGTGCGTTACTTAGCAGTGTTTTGGTATTAATTACCTGTCTATTGTTCCTGCAATTTTATCAGGAAGTTTACCGTTTCAGTATGGAAAGCGACTTGCTATTAATTGAATATCTAGTCAACAATTGATTTGCTTGCACCGATAACCTGCTTTCTATTAAAATGGTAAGGAAGATAAGGGGAATTAAGCATGGATAAAATTGAAGAACTTTTTAATAAATTTTTGGACTGTGTTAAGTGTCTGCAGGATAGCTTAAATGTTACTTTTGGTGAGGCTTTAACCGAAACTTTTGATAATCTTGAAACAGGTAAGATTAAGGTTGAAATGGGTGCCCCAGATAAGGATACGGTTGCTAAGTTAAGTCAAAAATATGCTGCACTGGATTATGATCATTTAGCGCAGAAGGATAAGGTACAAATTTTTACTTACCTAGTCCTTAAAGCAATCAATGAAGACGAATTAGACGTCAATCAAATGCCGACACCACCAGCTATTGCCACAATTATTGCAATGTTGATGAAGAAGTTGCTGCCGGCAGACAAGGACTTGACAATTGTTGATCCAGCAGTTGGTACTGGTAGTTTGCTTTATGAAGTCGTTAACCAACTGAAAATGGCTAACCATTCTAAGCTAAATTATAAGCTAGCTGGAATTGATAACGACGAGGAAGTGCTGAACTTCGCTGATGTTGGCGCTCATTTAAATGGGATTAAGATTGACTTGTATTGCCAGGATGCTCTTAGTCCTTGGCTACTTGAAAGTCCAGAAGCAGTAGTTAGTGATTTGCCAATTGGTTATTATCCAATTGATGATAATGCAGCTAATTTTGCAACAAAGGCTGAAAAAGGACATTCATTTGCACATCTTTTGTTTATTGAGCAAATTATTAAAAATCTGCAGCCTGGAGGCTATGCCTTTTTGGTTGTACCCAAATCAATACTTTCTGGTAAAGTTGGGGCTGACTTTATGCCGTGGCTAGCTGAAAAGGTCTTCTTGCGGGCGATTGTTGAGCTACCGGACAACATGTTTCAGAATAAATTTAACCAAAAATCAGTTTTGGTATTTCAAAATCACGGCACTGGTATTAGTAGCAGTGAGGTTTTGCTCACAAAGTTAGACTCAATTAAGAAGCAAGAGGAGCTAATTAAGCTTAATGTTAAGCTAAATGAGTGGTATACTAATAACATTCATTAATTTGTGAAAATACAAAGTTACATGTATGGAGGAATTTTATTTATGAAAAAAGTTTTAGCAATCAACTCAGGTAGCTCTTCTTTTAAGTATAAGTTATTTGCTTTACCAGAAGAAAAGGTATTAGCAGAAGGCCTTGCTGACCGTGTTGGGATTGATGGCTCATCATTTGAAATCAAATTAGCCAACGGTGAAAAACACAAGGAAGAAGTAGCTATTCCCGATCAAGAAACAGCCGTTAACCTGTTGCTTAAAGCATTGGAAGATTACAAAGTTATCTCTGATTTAAGTGAAATTGCTGGTGTTGGTCACCGTGTTGTTGCTGGTGGGGAAGAATTCTCAGATTCAGTAATCGTTGACAAGGACAAATTACAAGCAATTTATGACTTAAAAGAATATGCACCATTGCATAATCCAGCTGAAGGTAAGGGAATTGAAGCATTTATGAAATTGCTTCCGGAAGTACCAGAAGTTGCTGTTTTTGATACTTCATTCCACCAAACTTTGGATCCAGTACACTACATGTACTCGATTCCTTATAAGTATTATCAAGAATACGGTGTACGTAAGTACGGTGCTCACGGTACTTCAGTTCGTTATATTGTTGGTCGTGCTGCTGAAATGCTTGGCAGAGATGCCAAAGATTTGAAGATGGTAGTTTGCCACCTAGGTTCAGGTGCATCAATTACTGCTGTTAAGAACGGCAAGTCTTACGACACTTCAATGGGCTTCACACCACTTGCAGGTATCACAATGGGTACACGTTCAGGTGATGTTGATCCTTCAGTTTTGCAATACATTATGAACAAAGACAACATTGATATTAACCAAATGATTAGTATTTTGAATGACAAGTCAGGATTACTTGGTATTTCTGAAATTTCTTCAGATATGCGTGACTTGGAAGACAATGCTGACAAGAAGGCTAACTTAGCTCGTGAAATCTTTGTTGACCGTGTAATTCAATACGTTGGTTCATACGTTGCTGAAATGGGTGGCGTTGATGCGATTGTCTTCACTGCTGGTGTTGGTGAACACGACAGCAGCGTTCGTGAAAATGTTATGAAGGCTTTTGAATTTATCGGTTTGGACCCAGACTTTGAAGCTAACAAGTCTAATGGTGAGAAGTTTATTTCTAAAGACGGCTCAAAGGTTAAGGCAATGATTATCCCAACTGACGAAGAATTGATGATTGAACGTGATGTTGTTCGTTTAGCTCATTTGAACTAATTAATTGAACTTTTTAATCGTTTGTTGATGTGAATTATGCTATAATTAGAGAGTCTCAAGGGGATGTTTTGGGATTCGACAGGCGTAGATTCGCATTGACTGCGATTTGTAGGTCACGTCTACATTAAAACGTCACAGAACTTTAACTGCAAATAAAGAAAATTCTTACGCATTAGCTGCTTAATTTAGCACTTATGCCTTGCCTAACATTGGATTACTCACGTCTAGTAGTAGGTATCAAATTAGTGAGTTACGTTTAACTACCTCATCTGAATAGTTAAAAAGAGTCCTAAACAGGTTAGCTAGTCCATCCTAGCTCTGTTATATGGCGTTTTGGACTAGTGAAGTTCAAGTAATATAACTATGATCGTAGAGGTCAGTGACGGAATGCGTTTGGACAGGGGTTCAATTCCCCTCATCTCCACTGTATAGATAAGAAGCCTTGATTTATCAAGGCTTCTTTTAGTTTTGATGGTAATTTTACATGATTAAATATTTGAAGTCCTGATTGAACTAATGGTTTCTTTTCTGTTGGAGTTGTTAATGTGGCCGTAAATGTCCGTTGTCATTTCAATTGTTTCGTGTCCCATTAACATCTGAACTGTTTTTGGCTTAACTTAATGATATTGGTTAATTTGGATGGTGTTTTACATTTACACATGAAAATCTATATAATAAGTCACATAATAAAGATTTAATAAAAATATTCCTTTTTTATCCGATAAAAGTTTAAACTAAACATGAGGTGATTAGAGTGGAACCAATATTTTTAACACCGTATTTCAGACCGAAAATCTGGGGTGGGAGAAAACTACAGACAATTTTTAATTATGATATTCCAGCTGGCAAGGTAGGCGAAGCATGGATTATTTCTGGATATAAAGATGATGCGTCGCTGGTTAGTCAAGGCCCATTGAAGGGGCAAACTTTGCGGCAAGTATATCATGAACATCCGGACTTATTTGGCAATCCTAAGGAAAAAGAGTTTCCATTATTAGTTAAATTTTTAGATGCTAATGATAACTTGTCAGTGCAAGTTCATCCTGATGATGAATATGCTAGAAAAGTGGAGAATGACAGTGGCAAGACCGAGAGCTGGTACGTTTTACAAGCTGATCCAGATTCATATTTAATTTATGGTCATACTGCTAAGACGCGTGATGAATTAGCCGATATGATTCATCAGGGGCAATGGGACAGGCTCTTACGTAAGGTGCCGGTCAAGGCTGGCGACTTTTTCTATGTTCCAGCGGGAACAATTCACGCTTTAACTAAAGGAATTATGGTAATTGAAACCCAGCAATCTAGCGATGTTACTTACCGGCTGTATGATTATGACCGAGTTGATGAAAAGACGGGCAAGCAACGTGAGCTGCACACACAGAAGTCGATTGATGTTACCACAGTGCCACATGTTGATCCAAAAATTGACGTTAAAGTAACTAGCGAGCAGGGAGCTACTATTAAAACTTTAGTTGAGCCGCCATTATCGCCACATTTTTATTTATGGCAAATTGATTTAGATGGTCAGTGGCAAACTAGCTTGAACGGTCACCCTTACCTGTTAGTTTCGGTTATTAAAGGAGCGGGACAACTGCAAGTTGGCGCTCAGGCTTATACGCTAAAGGTTGGTACTAATTTCATTATTCCTAATCAGATGAAAGACTTCTCGTTCATTGGTAAAATGAAAATGGTAATGTCTGCTCCTGCTAAGCAGAATTAAAATTCATTAAAAAGGAAAATAAGAAGTATGATTTATATTGCTTGCGGTGCAATTTTACTTGTCGTCGGACTTATCTGGTTAATTAAACCAGCCAAAAAGGCTAATCCATTATATGGTTATTTGTCATACTTAGCGCACGTCAATCGAAGTAGCTTTGCTTTTGCTCAGAAAAAGGCGAGTGGATATTTTGCCTTTTTTGGCTCGCTGCAACTACTAATTGGAATTGGCATTCACCTGTTAAAGTGGGATCGGTATTTTTTAATCTGGCTATTGACATTTTACTTCTTTATTTTGTTTCCAATTGTTGCGACCGAAAAAAGTTTGAAACGGTTTTTAATTAAACGCAATGAGTTGCCACCAGATTATATTGATCCAGATAAAGTCAAGCACGAAAGAACTAAAGGATTTAGGGATCGAAAATGAAATTAAAAATTTTGATGGTTGAAGATGATAGTTCTGTCGCTGAAATGATGGGAATGTTTTTTGCTAAAGAAGGCTGGACAGAAGATGTTGCTGTTGATGGTGTGCAGGCTGTTGAAATGTTTAAAGAACACGCTGATGAATACGACTTGATTACTTTGGATCTCAATTTGCCTAAAAAGGATGGTATTCAGGTTGCTAAGGAGATACGTGCGCTTTCGCCAATAGTGCCGATGATTATGTTAACGGCTCGTGATAGTGAGGCTGATCAGATTTTGGGATTGGGTGTCGGTGCCGATGATTATGTGTCTAAACCCTTTAGTCCGCTGGCATTAATTGCGCGGATTAAGGCATTGCACCGTCGAATTATGATTGAAGATAATCAAAGTCATCCTAAATTAGCTAAGCGAACGAGCGATTATGATGTTAATACCAAACATATCAAAATTTCCAAGGCACGTCGCGAGGTTTTATTTGATGATAAAAAGGTGGTCAATATTACGCCCAAGGAATTTGACTTGCTTTATACAATGGCACAAAAACCCAAGCAAGTTTTTTCACGGGGACAGTTGCTTGAAGCTGTCTGGGGCTATGACTATTTTGGCGAAGAACGAACTGTCGATGCTCATATTAAGAAATTGCGGCAAAAATTGGAAAAGGTTGGTGCTGATGTAATTCAAACTGTGTGGGGTGTTGGCTATAAGTTTGATGATGAGCAGGTTAAGAAATGAAGCTAATCTATCAACACTTACTTAGTTTTTTGCTAATTATTGTGACGACGGTATCAATCATTGGCTATGCCGAGATTAAATCGGTAACAGCCCAATCCTATGAGCAGAATTATCGGCGCATGGATGATTACGCTTCATCACTGGGGGAATTAGTTGCTAATGACCAAAAGAATGGCACCATCATGCTCAACTCGGAATTTTTGGATCAATTGCAGTTTGTATTACGCGGTGATGATCTCCACCTACATATTTTTAACAGTCAGGGGATGCAAATTTACCCTAAAAGTCGACGTTTGCTCCGCTTAAAAGGAAATGTTTTTGCCGCGTTAAGCCACGGTGAAGAAATTCACATTAGAAATAATAATGAAGAAAAATCGTATTTGTGTCATACGAAAAATTCGTATACGGGTGTGATTGTTCCGTGGATGAGAGGGCATAAGATTGTTGGCGCAATTTGGTTGGGTTCGCTTGTCAAAGATGTTGAGCGGCCAATTGACACAGCCAAGCGTAATTTAATTAATGCTTTAATTATCGCCTTATTTGTCGGGCTAATCATGAGCGCCATCCTGAGTTATTATTCAACTAATAAGATTAACCGTCTTTCACGCGCTATCAAAAAAGTGCGCTCTGGTAATTTTGACGTGCAGATTAAGCAGAAGGGCAATGATGAGATTGATCAGTTAGCTGCTAGCTTTAATAAGATGGTGCGGGCGTTAAAAGAATATAATCAAGAAGTCAAGTCACAGGAAAAGCGCCGCGACCAATTTATGGCTGATGCAGCTCATGAAATGCGCACGCCGTTGACAACAATCAATGGCATTCTTGAAGGATTACAGTATGATGCCATCCCAGAAGAGTCTAAACCCAAGTCAATTGACTTAATGCGTCGGGAAACTAAGCGTCTAATTCGCTTAGTTAATGAAAATTTGGATTACGAAAAGATTCGCAATAATCAAATTAATTTAAGTAAAACGCAATTTAATGCTAGCAAGGTTTTAGAAGATGTCATCATTCAATTAAAGCAAAATGCCGATAAGGCTAACGATCAGCTCAAGATAGAGGTACCATCTGAACTGCCGATTTATGCCGATCGTGACCGGTTAACCCAAATTGTTGTTAATTTGGTACAAAATGCAATTCAGTTTACTACCAATGGTCACATTTTGCTTAGTGGTCGCAGAATTACTCACGGAACGAAAATCACGGTCAAGGATGACGGGATTGGGATGAACAAGGAGCAAATGAAGTATATCTTTGAGCGCTTCTTTAAAGCTGATCCGTCACGTGCTCGGTTGGGAACGGGTGAGTCAGGGTTAGGACTAGCAATTGTTTCTTCTCTTGTTAAGCAGCATGGCGGCAAGGTTTCAGTAACTTCCGAAATGGGTCAGGGAGCGCAATTTACGATTACAATTTATGATCAAGGTTATGAACAATATTTAACTAAATAATAGATTAAAAAAGAGAACTTCAAAATGAAGTTCTCTTTTTGTCATAGTTACTTTTCTTCGGCTTGATGCCAAACTTTAGCAGCAGCTGGTAAATTACCCAAATTGGTTATTTCATCCTTGTTGACAACAATTAAATTATCAGGACCAGCAGCCAACTTATTGAAGCTGTCTAGACTTTGATTTCTAAAGTAGCCTTCGCTAGCGTCTGCCAAACTAGCTTGCAGTTGGTTAATTCGATATGCTTCAGCGTCAGCCTTAGTTTTAATTGCTTGGGCATTAGCCTTAGCCGTTGCAATTAGAGCATCGTTTTTAGCTTTAGTTGTCAGTTCAATATTTTTGGCTTCACCTTCAGCCTTTTCAATTGCGGCAATCTTTTCACGGTCAGCCGTTAGTTGCTTGTCCATGGCTTTTTGAATTTCAGGACTTGGCAGTAGTTCATCAATATTGACCCGGACAACGCGAATACCATAAATATCCGTTAAATCGCCAATGGCTTCTGCTAATTGAGTATTAATTTTACTTGTTGAACCTAGGGCCTCGTTTAAGTCCATCCGTCCAATAATGTCACGCAAATGCCCACGAATTAATTCAACCATAGATTTAACTGAATCGGTGTTGTTATAGAAGTACTTGTAAGAATCAGTTACCAGATAGTTTAAGGTTAGGCTAGTTGTAATTTCGGCATTATCTTTAGTAATGATCGAATATTTGGAAATTTCGGCGGGGAACATCGCCAAAGAAACGCGCCGCATCTTTTGAATAAAGGGAATAATGAAAACAAACCCTGCTTTAACGGTTTTAGAATACTTGCCTAAAGTTTCAATTAAACCCTCGTTATTTTGCGGAACAACGCGGCAGCCTGCAATAAAAAACACAATTAGTAAGATAATAATAATTATCAATTTCATTTTGAATTTTTCCTTTCTTAACTGAATAGCGATAATTATTAATTATATGCTTTTTTCTTATTTTTACTAGATTTGGTTTTCTTTTCGGTAAGGTGGTTGCCGCGAACAGATTCAGGAATGGTAGTGATTTCGTCTTCGTGCCCTTTGAGTTCTGGGGCATCAGTTTTGTAAAGTTTAGTTGTTGAGCCGTGGTGTAAATTAATCAGAGCCGTCGACTTTTTCTTTAACTTATTTTCGATTTTTTCCATTTGTTGAAAATTGGTCAGGTAATCAAATTGATTAGGGTTAACTGGCTTAAAGCCTTGCGGAGTATAGAACCGCAATAAATTATGGTTATTTAACAAGTCAGAATATTTTAGAGATTGTTTAGCCTTTTTGGCAAGTCTGGCAATTTCGACTTTTTCTTGCTTGGTAAAGTTGATGATTTGCTTGCCGGTTTTGCGGTCATAAACAAGGCCCTTTTTACCCTTGGCGCCAATAATCACGTATTTTTTACTAATAATCGTACCATTACGAAAGACAATCCAAGGCTTGTAATGTCGAGATAAAAGGTCGCTGCCGAATTGTACGTAGTGCTTGTTGCTGATCCCTAGGAGGTGCATTAATGTCGGCAAAACGTCGATTTCACCAGCAACTTCGTGGTTAATTTTACCTTTTAAATTAGGAGCATGAATCATAAAGGGAACACGCTGCATTTGGGCATCATTGTAACTGCTCCAAGTATCAGAACTTTCGCCGACAATGGGTGCTAGAGTTTGGTTTTCGGAGTTAGTTAAGCCATAATGGTCGCCATAAATAACTACCATTGTGTTCTTAGCTAAGCCAGATTTTTTCAGATAGGCAAAAAATTCTCGTACCGATTCATCTAAGTAATGAGCCGTTTCAAAGTAATTGTTGATAGTCTTATCGCTGGTGTCAGTTGTTTGAAAATTGGGATCGAGGTCCTGCTCATCCATTGAAAACGGCGTGTGGTTGGTTACAGTGATGAACTTGGTGTAGAAAGGCTGTTGCATCCGCTCTAAATATTTGATACTTTCAGCAAAAAGCAGCTTATCTTTAACACCGTATTCTTTTTTATCATCCTTATTACTACTGAAATAATTCTGGTCGAAGAAATAATTATAGCCTAGGTTCTTATAGACGTCATCACGATTCCAAAAAGTACCGACATTACCGTGAAAGACGGCAGAAGTATAGTTGCCGTGCTTGCGCAAAATTTGCGGTGCAGCCTGAAAGGTGTTTGAACCGCCAAGGGCCGTAAAAAGCGACCCGTCAGAAATCCCATACGTACCAGTTTCCAGCATATTTTCTGCATCACTAGTGCGACCAATACCCACTTGATGGTAAAAATTGTCAAAGCTGATGGTGTGCTTGTTATGGTAAATTGAATTAAGAAACGGGGTGACTTCCTTACCGTTGACCTTTAACCCAATTAAAAACTGTTGGAAGCTTTCCAAGTGAATTACGATGACGTTTTTACCTTTTTCTTTACCAAAATAGTTGGCATTAGCTGGTATCTTATTTTGCTTGGTAAAATTAAGGATTTTATTTAAATCGGCAGCGTTGGCATTACGGTTGACCTGCTCTGTTTGTTCATTTTTAATGCCGTCATAAATGGTGTAGGTGTCAAGCCCCAGATATTTCACAACGTAGGCACGATCAAAGGTATTTCTTAAGAGGCGCGGCCTAGATGATTCGGCCAGAAAAATAT
The sequence above is a segment of the Lactobacillus sp. ESL0677 genome. Coding sequences within it:
- the comGA gene encoding competence type IV pilus ATPase ComGA gives rise to the protein MRIKETVNSLIEEAIAEHASDIFFLVHDEQMVVNLRTITGISQRAVFTLNEGKEIINFLKYGAQMDIAEHRRPQVGALTYDYHQEKYYLRLSSIGDFTGCETLVLRIIYQVQSGQYFLPKQIEKLTQLAKRRGLIVTSGPTGSGKTTTMYKLAQAVGQEKMVMTIEDPVEIHQASFLQTQVNDEAEISYARLLEAALRHRPDILIIGEIRNAQTARLAVDAALSGHLVLATVHAKSTLQTISRLESLQINQNELSNCLTAVSYQRLLPTANGFSCLLDIASGQDLQDSIEQTQRGNFVKWTDNLAELKQRGEISAPIYEQFQEG
- a CDS encoding type II secretion system F family protein: MNNFKKGKLTGQEQLAFLDYLQNSLANGFSLSTSLELMPILWSKRKKMLTGLSKRMTLGANLGQEMWQLGFSKTVATQVELAMQQGNLLDCLSQLATLNRLKNEQVKKLKTEMSYPVVLVVMMVALLVFMQTFVSSQFSSSNEHTGDVLLVGILGLGLLFLYYFTQVLTLLRKQDYHSLKKLAHYPIIGATVKVYVKYLLVYDIGLLVASGFSLQKMCQYAANQEKGSLQQYLGAKVNRKLAKGKSLQEIIKQELFLPDELVILLETGSTKGDLGNRCLLLGQTLFTDLTSKIEKLIVNVQPVCFILIGLCIIGMYLKLLLPMYAMMQQI
- the comGC gene encoding competence type IV pilus major pilin ComGC; translated protein: MKKKFKQYLLKILAKSRKAQGFTLIEMVVVIAIIVLLLLIIAPNLTKQKQSAADRTEDAFKTTLQTQADLYEEDKDRKGKDITFQNMFEDGYLTKNQLDKSKNYTVNNGVVEKGN
- a CDS encoding prepilin-type N-terminal cleavage/methylation domain-containing protein gives rise to the protein MKKAIKVKFSGFTLVEMIVCLVIALSLVMLGTVEISAYRQQLVLNNTTKEIKSSIEQAARFSTIKHESVTIIYQPDTKILTFKGRGFSQNIQIASTITIYGLKSTMLITNDGILAPKTITIDDGQHSQKIKLQMLWGRAIEE
- a CDS encoding ComGF family competence protein, producing MKLRTKGFMLAEAMFAVFITLLVVLMLQNLLKSMTLANKVEHHTDDVVFSYVQFNRFLHDSHTKLAYVDVAASTTKKAKIVKVDQDNNENIYWLTFYKNMIRATTIEGGHMPLLLNISNAKFVTHSQQLKIMVTEDDGRQSELYFKLAKQPEKKAKNEQAKKAKSKS
- a CDS encoding class I SAM-dependent methyltransferase gives rise to the protein MDKIEELFNKFLDCVKCLQDSLNVTFGEALTETFDNLETGKIKVEMGAPDKDTVAKLSQKYAALDYDHLAQKDKVQIFTYLVLKAINEDELDVNQMPTPPAIATIIAMLMKKLLPADKDLTIVDPAVGTGSLLYEVVNQLKMANHSKLNYKLAGIDNDEEVLNFADVGAHLNGIKIDLYCQDALSPWLLESPEAVVSDLPIGYYPIDDNAANFATKAEKGHSFAHLLFIEQIIKNLQPGGYAFLVVPKSILSGKVGADFMPWLAEKVFLRAIVELPDNMFQNKFNQKSVLVFQNHGTGISSSEVLLTKLDSIKKQEELIKLNVKLNEWYTNNIH
- a CDS encoding acetate kinase, producing MKKVLAINSGSSSFKYKLFALPEEKVLAEGLADRVGIDGSSFEIKLANGEKHKEEVAIPDQETAVNLLLKALEDYKVISDLSEIAGVGHRVVAGGEEFSDSVIVDKDKLQAIYDLKEYAPLHNPAEGKGIEAFMKLLPEVPEVAVFDTSFHQTLDPVHYMYSIPYKYYQEYGVRKYGAHGTSVRYIVGRAAEMLGRDAKDLKMVVCHLGSGASITAVKNGKSYDTSMGFTPLAGITMGTRSGDVDPSVLQYIMNKDNIDINQMISILNDKSGLLGISEISSDMRDLEDNADKKANLAREIFVDRVIQYVGSYVAEMGGVDAIVFTAGVGEHDSSVRENVMKAFEFIGLDPDFEANKSNGEKFISKDGSKVKAMIIPTDEELMIERDVVRLAHLN
- the manA gene encoding mannose-6-phosphate isomerase, class I, encoding MEPIFLTPYFRPKIWGGRKLQTIFNYDIPAGKVGEAWIISGYKDDASLVSQGPLKGQTLRQVYHEHPDLFGNPKEKEFPLLVKFLDANDNLSVQVHPDDEYARKVENDSGKTESWYVLQADPDSYLIYGHTAKTRDELADMIHQGQWDRLLRKVPVKAGDFFYVPAGTIHALTKGIMVIETQQSSDVTYRLYDYDRVDEKTGKQRELHTQKSIDVTTVPHVDPKIDVKVTSEQGATIKTLVEPPLSPHFYLWQIDLDGQWQTSLNGHPYLLVSVIKGAGQLQVGAQAYTLKVGTNFIIPNQMKDFSFIGKMKMVMSAPAKQN
- a CDS encoding response regulator transcription factor; amino-acid sequence: MKLKILMVEDDSSVAEMMGMFFAKEGWTEDVAVDGVQAVEMFKEHADEYDLITLDLNLPKKDGIQVAKEIRALSPIVPMIMLTARDSEADQILGLGVGADDYVSKPFSPLALIARIKALHRRIMIEDNQSHPKLAKRTSDYDVNTKHIKISKARREVLFDDKKVVNITPKEFDLLYTMAQKPKQVFSRGQLLEAVWGYDYFGEERTVDAHIKKLRQKLEKVGADVIQTVWGVGYKFDDEQVKK